A window of the Callospermophilus lateralis isolate mCalLat2 chromosome 7, mCalLat2.hap1, whole genome shotgun sequence genome harbors these coding sequences:
- the Pear1 gene encoding platelet endothelial aggregation receptor 1 isoform X1, translating into MFPRAGREPVGKSLLLCPLSQPHLLLSMDSSAFAARPVVPGSAMLPPLRTLLLLALGLGLARTLSSSDPNACSFWESFTTTTKESHSRPFSLHPSEPCDRPWEGSQTCSQPTVVYRTVYRQVVKTGHRPRLQCCQGFYESSGICVPLCAQECVHGRCVAPNQCQCAPGWRGDDCSSECGPGVWGPRCDKPCSCGNSSSCDPKSGVCSCPPGLQPPNCLQPCPPGYYGPACRFSCQCHGAPCDPQTGACFCPPGRTGPSCDVSCPQGTAGFFCPSTSPCQNGGIFQDPQGSCSCPPGWMGIICSLPCPEGFHGPNCSQECLCHNGGLCDRFTGQCRCAPGYTGDRCHEECPVGRFGQDCAETCDCASGARCFPANGACLCEHGFTGDRCAERLCPDGLYGLGCQSSCTCDPEHSLSCHPMHGECSCRPGWAGLHCNESCPQDTHGPGCQEHCLCLHGGVCLADSGLCRCAPGYTGPHCASLCPPDTYGFNCSSRCSCENAIACSPLDGSCICKEGWQRGNCSVPCPPGSWGFNCNASCQCAHDGVCSPQTGACTCTPGWHGAHCQLPCPKGQFGKGCASDCDCDHSDGCDPVHGHCQCQAGWMGSRCHLPCPEGFWGANCSNTCTCKNGGTCVPESGSCVCAPGFRGPSCQRPCPPGRYGKRCVPCKCNNHSSCHPSDGTCYCLAGWTGPDCSQLCPLGHWGTNCAQACQCHHGGTCHPQNGSCICAPGWTGLHCLEGCPPGVFGANCSQPCQCGPGERCHPETGACVCPPGHSGAPCRIGSQEPFTMMPTSPVAYNSLGAVIGIAVLGSLVVALVALFIGYRHWQKGKEHQHLAVAYSTGRLDGSEYVMPDVPPSYSHYYSNPSYHTLSQCSPNPPPPNKVPGSQLFASLQGPERPGGAHGHDNHATLPADWKHRPLDRGGSRLDRSYSYSHGNGTGPFYNKGPISEEQLGASMASLSSENPYATIRDLPGLPGGPRESSYVEMKGPPSGSPPRPLQLRDSQRRRHPQPQRDSGTYEQPSPLTHDQDSVGSLPPLPPGLPPGHYDSPKNSHIPGHYDLPPVRHPPSPPLWRQDR; encoded by the exons ATGTTTCCCAGAGCTGGAAGGGAGCCCGTGGGGAAGTCCCTCCTGCTGTGTCCACTCTCTCAGCCCCACTTGCTGCTTTCTATGGACAGTAGTGCTTTTGCTGCCCGGCCTGTAGTCCCAG GCTCTGCAATGTTGCCACCTCTGCGGACTctccttctcctggccctaggccTGGGACTGGCCAGGACGCTCAGCTCCAGTGATCCCAATGCCTGCAGCTTCTGGGAAAG CTTCACTACGACCACCAAGGAGTCCCACTCCCGCCCGTTCAGCCTCCACCCCTCGGAGCCCTGCGACAGGCCCTGGGAGGGCTCCCAAACCTGCTCCCAGCCCAC GGTCGTCTACCGGACTGTGTACCGGCAGGTGGTAAAGACGGGCCACCGCCCACGCTTGCAGTGCTGCCAGGGCTTCTACGAGAGCAGCGGGATCTGTGTCC CTCTCTGTGCCCAGGAGTGTGTCCATGGCCGCTGTGTGGCGCCCAACCAGTGCCAGTGTGCACCAGGCTGGAGGGGTGACGATTGCTCCAGCG AGTGTGGCCCTGGGGTGTGGGGGCCACGGTGTGACAAGCCCTGCAGCTGTGGCAACAGCAGCTCCTGTGACCCCAAGAGCGGGGTATGTTCTTGCCCACCTGGCCTGCAGCCTCCCAACTGCCTTCAGCCTTGTCCCCCTGGCTACTATGGCCCTGCCTGCCGGTTCAGCTGCCAGTGTCACGGGGCACCCTGCGATCCCCAGACCGGAGCCTGCTTCTGCCCTCCAGGGAGAACGGGGCCCAG CTGTGATGTGTCCTGTCCCCAGGGCACGGCTGGCTTCTTCTGTCCCAGCACCTCTCCTTGCCAAAATGGGGGTATCTTCCAGGACCCCCAGGGCTCCTGCAGCTGCCCACCTGGCTGGATG GGCATCATctgctccctgccctgcccagagggCTTTCATGGACCCAACTGCTCCCAGGAATGTCTCTGCCACAATGGTGGCCTCTGCGACCGATTCACTGGACAGTGCCGCTGCGCTCCAGGCTACACAGGGGATCG GTGCCACGAGGAGTGCCCCGTGGGCCGCTTTGGCCAGGACTGTGCTGAAACGTGCGACTGCGCCTCAGGCGCCCGCTGCTTCCCGGCCAACGGCGCGTGCCTGTGCGAGCACGGCTTCACCGGGGACCGCTGTGCGGAGCGCCTCTGCCCCGACGGCCTCTACGGCCTGGGATGTCAGTCATCCTGCACCTGTGACCCGGAGCACAGTCTCAG CTGCCACCCGATGCACGGGGAGTGCTCCTGCCGCCCGGGCTGGGCCGGCCTCCACTGCAACGAGAGCTGCCCGCAGGACACGCACGGGCCGGGTTGCCAGGAGCACTGCCTCTGCCTGCACGGCGGCGTCTGCCTGGCCGACAGCGGCCTCTGCCGGTGCGCTCCCGGCTACACG GGGCCTCACTGCGCCAGCCTCTGCCCTCCCGACACTTATGGGTTCAACTGCTCCTCGCGCTGCTCCTGCGAAAATGCCATCGCCTGCTCACCCCTCGACGGCTCCTGCATCTGCAAGGAAG GTTGGCAGCGTGGGAACTGTTCTGTGCCCTGCCCGCCTGGATCCTGGGGCTTCAACTGCAATGCCAGCTGCCAGTGTGCCCATGACGGAGTCTGTAGCCCCCAAACTGGTGCCTGTACCTGCACCCCGGGGTGGCACGGGGCCCACTGCCAGCTGCCCTGCCCG AAGGGGCAGTTTGGCAAAGGTTGTGCCAGTGACTGTGACTGTGACCATTCTGATGGCTGTGACCCGGTCCATGGACACTGCCAATGCCAGGCTGGCTGGATGG GTAGCCGCTGCCACCTGCCCTGCCCCGAGGGCTTCTGGGGAGCCAACTGCAGCAATACCTGCACCTGCAAGAATGGAGGCACCTGTGTCCCTGAAAGTGGCAGTTGTGTGTGTGCGCCTGGATTTCGAGGCCCCTCCTGCCAGAGAC CCTGCCCACCTGGCCGCTATGGCAAACGCTGCGTACCCTGCAAATGTAATAACCACTCCTCCTGCCACCCCTCGGATGGGACCTGCTACTGCCTGGCTGGCTGGACGGGCCCTGACTGCTCCCAAC TATGCCCCCTAGGCCACTGGGGAACCAACTGTGCCCAGGCCTGCCAGTGTCACCACGGTGGGACCTGCCACCCCCAGAATGGAAGCTGCATCTGTGCCCCAGGCTGGACCGGACTCCATTGCTTGGAAG GCTGCCCCCCAGGGGTGTTTGGTGCCAACTGCTCCCAGCCATGCCAGTGTGGTCCAGGAGAGAGGTGCCACCCAGAGACTGGCGCCTGTGTGTGTCCcccagggcacagtggtgcaccttGCAGGATTG GGAGCCAGGAGCCCTTCACCATGATGCCTACCTCCCCTGTGGCCTATAACTCACTGGGCGCAGTGATCGGCATTGCAGTGCTGGGCTCCCTGGTAGTGGCCCTGGTGGCACTGTTCATTGGCTACCGCCATTGGCAAAAGGGCAAGGAGCACCAGCACCTGGCGGTGGCCTACAGCACTGGACGGCTGGATGGCTCCGAGTATGTCATGCCAG ATGTCCCTCCAAGCTACAGTCACTACTACTCCAACCCCAGCTACCACACCCTGTCCCAGTGCTCTCCGAATCCCCCGCCCCCTAACAAg GTTCCAGGCAGTCAGCTCTTCGCCAGCCTCCAGGGACCCGAGCGGCCGGGTGGAGCCCACGGGCATGACAACCACGCCACCCTGCCTGCTGACTGGAAGCACCGGCCTCTGGACAGGG GTGGCAGTCGCCTGGATCGAAGTTACAGCTACAGCCACGGTAATGGCACAGGCCCCTTCTATAATAAAG GGCCCATCTCTGAAGAACAGCTGGGGGCCAGCATGGCTTCTCTGAGCAGTGAGAACCCCTATGCCACCATCCGGGATCTGCCCGGCCTGCCAGGGGGCCCCCGGGAGAGCAGCTATGTGGAGATGAAAGGCCCCCCCTCAGGATCTCCCCCCAGGCCTCTCCAGCTCCGGGACAGCCAGAGGCGGCGGCACCCACAGCCACAGAGAGACAGTGGCACCTATGAACAGCCCAGCCCCCTGACCCACG ATCAAGACTCTGTGGGCTCCCTGCCCCCACTTCCTCCAGGTTTGCCCCCCGGCCACTACGACTCACCCAAGAACAGCCACATCCCCGGACACTATGACTTGCCTCCAGTGCGACACCCCCCATCACCCCCACTCTGGCGCCAGGATCGCTGA
- the Pear1 gene encoding platelet endothelial aggregation receptor 1 isoform X2, with protein MFPRAGREPVGKSLLLCPLSQPHLLLSMDSSAFAARPVVPGSAMLPPLRTLLLLALGLGLARTLSSSDPNACSFWESFTTTTKESHSRPFSLHPSEPCDRPWEGSQTCSQPTVVYRTVYRQVVKTGHRPRLQCCQGFYESSGICVPLCAQECVHGRCVAPNQCQCAPGWRGDDCSSECGPGVWGPRCDKPCSCGNSSSCDPKSGVCSCPPGLQPPNCLQPCPPGYYGPACRFSCQCHGAPCDPQTGACFCPPGRTGPSCDVSCPQGTAGFFCPSTSPCQNGGIFQDPQGSCSCPPGWMGIICSLPCPEGFHGPNCSQECLCHNGGLCDRFTGQCRCAPGYTGDRCHEECPVGRFGQDCAETCDCASGARCFPANGACLCEHGFTGDRCAERLCPDGLYGLGCQSSCTCDPEHSLSCHPMHGECSCRPGWAGLHCNESCPQDTHGPGCQEHCLCLHGGVCLADSGLCRCAPGYTGPHCASLCPPDTYGFNCSSRCSCENAIACSPLDGSCICKEGWQRGNCSVPCPPGSWGFNCNASCQCAHDGVCSPQTGACTCTPGWHGAHCQLPCPKGQFGKGCASDCDCDHSDGCDPVHGHCQCQAGWMGSRCHLPCPEGFWGANCSNTCTCKNGGTCVPESGSCVCAPGFRGPSCQRPCPPGRYGKRCVPCKCNNHSSCHPSDGTCYCLAGWTGPDCSQLCPLGHWGTNCAQACQCHHGGTCHPQNGSCICAPGWTGLHCLEGCPPGVFGANCSQPCQCGPGERCHPETGACVCPPGHSGAPCRIGSQEPFTMMPTSPVAYNSLGAVIGIAVLGSLVVALVALFIGYRHWQKGKEHQHLAVAYSTGRLDGSEYVMPDVPPSYSHYYSNPSYHTLSQCSPNPPPPNKVPGSQLFASLQGPERPGGAHGHDNHATLPADWKHRPLDRGGSRLDRSYSYSHGNGTGPFYNKGPISEEQLGASMASLSSENPYATIRDLPGLPGGPRESSYVEMKGPPSGSPPRPLQLRDSQRRRHPQPQRDSGTYEQPSPLTHGLPPGHYDSPKNSHIPGHYDLPPVRHPPSPPLWRQDR; from the exons ATGTTTCCCAGAGCTGGAAGGGAGCCCGTGGGGAAGTCCCTCCTGCTGTGTCCACTCTCTCAGCCCCACTTGCTGCTTTCTATGGACAGTAGTGCTTTTGCTGCCCGGCCTGTAGTCCCAG GCTCTGCAATGTTGCCACCTCTGCGGACTctccttctcctggccctaggccTGGGACTGGCCAGGACGCTCAGCTCCAGTGATCCCAATGCCTGCAGCTTCTGGGAAAG CTTCACTACGACCACCAAGGAGTCCCACTCCCGCCCGTTCAGCCTCCACCCCTCGGAGCCCTGCGACAGGCCCTGGGAGGGCTCCCAAACCTGCTCCCAGCCCAC GGTCGTCTACCGGACTGTGTACCGGCAGGTGGTAAAGACGGGCCACCGCCCACGCTTGCAGTGCTGCCAGGGCTTCTACGAGAGCAGCGGGATCTGTGTCC CTCTCTGTGCCCAGGAGTGTGTCCATGGCCGCTGTGTGGCGCCCAACCAGTGCCAGTGTGCACCAGGCTGGAGGGGTGACGATTGCTCCAGCG AGTGTGGCCCTGGGGTGTGGGGGCCACGGTGTGACAAGCCCTGCAGCTGTGGCAACAGCAGCTCCTGTGACCCCAAGAGCGGGGTATGTTCTTGCCCACCTGGCCTGCAGCCTCCCAACTGCCTTCAGCCTTGTCCCCCTGGCTACTATGGCCCTGCCTGCCGGTTCAGCTGCCAGTGTCACGGGGCACCCTGCGATCCCCAGACCGGAGCCTGCTTCTGCCCTCCAGGGAGAACGGGGCCCAG CTGTGATGTGTCCTGTCCCCAGGGCACGGCTGGCTTCTTCTGTCCCAGCACCTCTCCTTGCCAAAATGGGGGTATCTTCCAGGACCCCCAGGGCTCCTGCAGCTGCCCACCTGGCTGGATG GGCATCATctgctccctgccctgcccagagggCTTTCATGGACCCAACTGCTCCCAGGAATGTCTCTGCCACAATGGTGGCCTCTGCGACCGATTCACTGGACAGTGCCGCTGCGCTCCAGGCTACACAGGGGATCG GTGCCACGAGGAGTGCCCCGTGGGCCGCTTTGGCCAGGACTGTGCTGAAACGTGCGACTGCGCCTCAGGCGCCCGCTGCTTCCCGGCCAACGGCGCGTGCCTGTGCGAGCACGGCTTCACCGGGGACCGCTGTGCGGAGCGCCTCTGCCCCGACGGCCTCTACGGCCTGGGATGTCAGTCATCCTGCACCTGTGACCCGGAGCACAGTCTCAG CTGCCACCCGATGCACGGGGAGTGCTCCTGCCGCCCGGGCTGGGCCGGCCTCCACTGCAACGAGAGCTGCCCGCAGGACACGCACGGGCCGGGTTGCCAGGAGCACTGCCTCTGCCTGCACGGCGGCGTCTGCCTGGCCGACAGCGGCCTCTGCCGGTGCGCTCCCGGCTACACG GGGCCTCACTGCGCCAGCCTCTGCCCTCCCGACACTTATGGGTTCAACTGCTCCTCGCGCTGCTCCTGCGAAAATGCCATCGCCTGCTCACCCCTCGACGGCTCCTGCATCTGCAAGGAAG GTTGGCAGCGTGGGAACTGTTCTGTGCCCTGCCCGCCTGGATCCTGGGGCTTCAACTGCAATGCCAGCTGCCAGTGTGCCCATGACGGAGTCTGTAGCCCCCAAACTGGTGCCTGTACCTGCACCCCGGGGTGGCACGGGGCCCACTGCCAGCTGCCCTGCCCG AAGGGGCAGTTTGGCAAAGGTTGTGCCAGTGACTGTGACTGTGACCATTCTGATGGCTGTGACCCGGTCCATGGACACTGCCAATGCCAGGCTGGCTGGATGG GTAGCCGCTGCCACCTGCCCTGCCCCGAGGGCTTCTGGGGAGCCAACTGCAGCAATACCTGCACCTGCAAGAATGGAGGCACCTGTGTCCCTGAAAGTGGCAGTTGTGTGTGTGCGCCTGGATTTCGAGGCCCCTCCTGCCAGAGAC CCTGCCCACCTGGCCGCTATGGCAAACGCTGCGTACCCTGCAAATGTAATAACCACTCCTCCTGCCACCCCTCGGATGGGACCTGCTACTGCCTGGCTGGCTGGACGGGCCCTGACTGCTCCCAAC TATGCCCCCTAGGCCACTGGGGAACCAACTGTGCCCAGGCCTGCCAGTGTCACCACGGTGGGACCTGCCACCCCCAGAATGGAAGCTGCATCTGTGCCCCAGGCTGGACCGGACTCCATTGCTTGGAAG GCTGCCCCCCAGGGGTGTTTGGTGCCAACTGCTCCCAGCCATGCCAGTGTGGTCCAGGAGAGAGGTGCCACCCAGAGACTGGCGCCTGTGTGTGTCCcccagggcacagtggtgcaccttGCAGGATTG GGAGCCAGGAGCCCTTCACCATGATGCCTACCTCCCCTGTGGCCTATAACTCACTGGGCGCAGTGATCGGCATTGCAGTGCTGGGCTCCCTGGTAGTGGCCCTGGTGGCACTGTTCATTGGCTACCGCCATTGGCAAAAGGGCAAGGAGCACCAGCACCTGGCGGTGGCCTACAGCACTGGACGGCTGGATGGCTCCGAGTATGTCATGCCAG ATGTCCCTCCAAGCTACAGTCACTACTACTCCAACCCCAGCTACCACACCCTGTCCCAGTGCTCTCCGAATCCCCCGCCCCCTAACAAg GTTCCAGGCAGTCAGCTCTTCGCCAGCCTCCAGGGACCCGAGCGGCCGGGTGGAGCCCACGGGCATGACAACCACGCCACCCTGCCTGCTGACTGGAAGCACCGGCCTCTGGACAGGG GTGGCAGTCGCCTGGATCGAAGTTACAGCTACAGCCACGGTAATGGCACAGGCCCCTTCTATAATAAAG GGCCCATCTCTGAAGAACAGCTGGGGGCCAGCATGGCTTCTCTGAGCAGTGAGAACCCCTATGCCACCATCCGGGATCTGCCCGGCCTGCCAGGGGGCCCCCGGGAGAGCAGCTATGTGGAGATGAAAGGCCCCCCCTCAGGATCTCCCCCCAGGCCTCTCCAGCTCCGGGACAGCCAGAGGCGGCGGCACCCACAGCCACAGAGAGACAGTGGCACCTATGAACAGCCCAGCCCCCTGACCCACG GTTTGCCCCCCGGCCACTACGACTCACCCAAGAACAGCCACATCCCCGGACACTATGACTTGCCTCCAGTGCGACACCCCCCATCACCCCCACTCTGGCGCCAGGATCGCTGA
- the Pear1 gene encoding platelet endothelial aggregation receptor 1 isoform X3 translates to MLPPLRTLLLLALGLGLARTLSSSDPNACSFWESFTTTTKESHSRPFSLHPSEPCDRPWEGSQTCSQPTVVYRTVYRQVVKTGHRPRLQCCQGFYESSGICVPLCAQECVHGRCVAPNQCQCAPGWRGDDCSSECGPGVWGPRCDKPCSCGNSSSCDPKSGVCSCPPGLQPPNCLQPCPPGYYGPACRFSCQCHGAPCDPQTGACFCPPGRTGPSCDVSCPQGTAGFFCPSTSPCQNGGIFQDPQGSCSCPPGWMGIICSLPCPEGFHGPNCSQECLCHNGGLCDRFTGQCRCAPGYTGDRCHEECPVGRFGQDCAETCDCASGARCFPANGACLCEHGFTGDRCAERLCPDGLYGLGCQSSCTCDPEHSLSCHPMHGECSCRPGWAGLHCNESCPQDTHGPGCQEHCLCLHGGVCLADSGLCRCAPGYTGPHCASLCPPDTYGFNCSSRCSCENAIACSPLDGSCICKEGWQRGNCSVPCPPGSWGFNCNASCQCAHDGVCSPQTGACTCTPGWHGAHCQLPCPKGQFGKGCASDCDCDHSDGCDPVHGHCQCQAGWMGSRCHLPCPEGFWGANCSNTCTCKNGGTCVPESGSCVCAPGFRGPSCQRPCPPGRYGKRCVPCKCNNHSSCHPSDGTCYCLAGWTGPDCSQLCPLGHWGTNCAQACQCHHGGTCHPQNGSCICAPGWTGLHCLEGCPPGVFGANCSQPCQCGPGERCHPETGACVCPPGHSGAPCRIGSQEPFTMMPTSPVAYNSLGAVIGIAVLGSLVVALVALFIGYRHWQKGKEHQHLAVAYSTGRLDGSEYVMPDVPPSYSHYYSNPSYHTLSQCSPNPPPPNKVPGSQLFASLQGPERPGGAHGHDNHATLPADWKHRPLDRGGSRLDRSYSYSHGNGTGPFYNKGPISEEQLGASMASLSSENPYATIRDLPGLPGGPRESSYVEMKGPPSGSPPRPLQLRDSQRRRHPQPQRDSGTYEQPSPLTHDQDSVGSLPPLPPGLPPGHYDSPKNSHIPGHYDLPPVRHPPSPPLWRQDR, encoded by the exons ATGTTGCCACCTCTGCGGACTctccttctcctggccctaggccTGGGACTGGCCAGGACGCTCAGCTCCAGTGATCCCAATGCCTGCAGCTTCTGGGAAAG CTTCACTACGACCACCAAGGAGTCCCACTCCCGCCCGTTCAGCCTCCACCCCTCGGAGCCCTGCGACAGGCCCTGGGAGGGCTCCCAAACCTGCTCCCAGCCCAC GGTCGTCTACCGGACTGTGTACCGGCAGGTGGTAAAGACGGGCCACCGCCCACGCTTGCAGTGCTGCCAGGGCTTCTACGAGAGCAGCGGGATCTGTGTCC CTCTCTGTGCCCAGGAGTGTGTCCATGGCCGCTGTGTGGCGCCCAACCAGTGCCAGTGTGCACCAGGCTGGAGGGGTGACGATTGCTCCAGCG AGTGTGGCCCTGGGGTGTGGGGGCCACGGTGTGACAAGCCCTGCAGCTGTGGCAACAGCAGCTCCTGTGACCCCAAGAGCGGGGTATGTTCTTGCCCACCTGGCCTGCAGCCTCCCAACTGCCTTCAGCCTTGTCCCCCTGGCTACTATGGCCCTGCCTGCCGGTTCAGCTGCCAGTGTCACGGGGCACCCTGCGATCCCCAGACCGGAGCCTGCTTCTGCCCTCCAGGGAGAACGGGGCCCAG CTGTGATGTGTCCTGTCCCCAGGGCACGGCTGGCTTCTTCTGTCCCAGCACCTCTCCTTGCCAAAATGGGGGTATCTTCCAGGACCCCCAGGGCTCCTGCAGCTGCCCACCTGGCTGGATG GGCATCATctgctccctgccctgcccagagggCTTTCATGGACCCAACTGCTCCCAGGAATGTCTCTGCCACAATGGTGGCCTCTGCGACCGATTCACTGGACAGTGCCGCTGCGCTCCAGGCTACACAGGGGATCG GTGCCACGAGGAGTGCCCCGTGGGCCGCTTTGGCCAGGACTGTGCTGAAACGTGCGACTGCGCCTCAGGCGCCCGCTGCTTCCCGGCCAACGGCGCGTGCCTGTGCGAGCACGGCTTCACCGGGGACCGCTGTGCGGAGCGCCTCTGCCCCGACGGCCTCTACGGCCTGGGATGTCAGTCATCCTGCACCTGTGACCCGGAGCACAGTCTCAG CTGCCACCCGATGCACGGGGAGTGCTCCTGCCGCCCGGGCTGGGCCGGCCTCCACTGCAACGAGAGCTGCCCGCAGGACACGCACGGGCCGGGTTGCCAGGAGCACTGCCTCTGCCTGCACGGCGGCGTCTGCCTGGCCGACAGCGGCCTCTGCCGGTGCGCTCCCGGCTACACG GGGCCTCACTGCGCCAGCCTCTGCCCTCCCGACACTTATGGGTTCAACTGCTCCTCGCGCTGCTCCTGCGAAAATGCCATCGCCTGCTCACCCCTCGACGGCTCCTGCATCTGCAAGGAAG GTTGGCAGCGTGGGAACTGTTCTGTGCCCTGCCCGCCTGGATCCTGGGGCTTCAACTGCAATGCCAGCTGCCAGTGTGCCCATGACGGAGTCTGTAGCCCCCAAACTGGTGCCTGTACCTGCACCCCGGGGTGGCACGGGGCCCACTGCCAGCTGCCCTGCCCG AAGGGGCAGTTTGGCAAAGGTTGTGCCAGTGACTGTGACTGTGACCATTCTGATGGCTGTGACCCGGTCCATGGACACTGCCAATGCCAGGCTGGCTGGATGG GTAGCCGCTGCCACCTGCCCTGCCCCGAGGGCTTCTGGGGAGCCAACTGCAGCAATACCTGCACCTGCAAGAATGGAGGCACCTGTGTCCCTGAAAGTGGCAGTTGTGTGTGTGCGCCTGGATTTCGAGGCCCCTCCTGCCAGAGAC CCTGCCCACCTGGCCGCTATGGCAAACGCTGCGTACCCTGCAAATGTAATAACCACTCCTCCTGCCACCCCTCGGATGGGACCTGCTACTGCCTGGCTGGCTGGACGGGCCCTGACTGCTCCCAAC TATGCCCCCTAGGCCACTGGGGAACCAACTGTGCCCAGGCCTGCCAGTGTCACCACGGTGGGACCTGCCACCCCCAGAATGGAAGCTGCATCTGTGCCCCAGGCTGGACCGGACTCCATTGCTTGGAAG GCTGCCCCCCAGGGGTGTTTGGTGCCAACTGCTCCCAGCCATGCCAGTGTGGTCCAGGAGAGAGGTGCCACCCAGAGACTGGCGCCTGTGTGTGTCCcccagggcacagtggtgcaccttGCAGGATTG GGAGCCAGGAGCCCTTCACCATGATGCCTACCTCCCCTGTGGCCTATAACTCACTGGGCGCAGTGATCGGCATTGCAGTGCTGGGCTCCCTGGTAGTGGCCCTGGTGGCACTGTTCATTGGCTACCGCCATTGGCAAAAGGGCAAGGAGCACCAGCACCTGGCGGTGGCCTACAGCACTGGACGGCTGGATGGCTCCGAGTATGTCATGCCAG ATGTCCCTCCAAGCTACAGTCACTACTACTCCAACCCCAGCTACCACACCCTGTCCCAGTGCTCTCCGAATCCCCCGCCCCCTAACAAg GTTCCAGGCAGTCAGCTCTTCGCCAGCCTCCAGGGACCCGAGCGGCCGGGTGGAGCCCACGGGCATGACAACCACGCCACCCTGCCTGCTGACTGGAAGCACCGGCCTCTGGACAGGG GTGGCAGTCGCCTGGATCGAAGTTACAGCTACAGCCACGGTAATGGCACAGGCCCCTTCTATAATAAAG GGCCCATCTCTGAAGAACAGCTGGGGGCCAGCATGGCTTCTCTGAGCAGTGAGAACCCCTATGCCACCATCCGGGATCTGCCCGGCCTGCCAGGGGGCCCCCGGGAGAGCAGCTATGTGGAGATGAAAGGCCCCCCCTCAGGATCTCCCCCCAGGCCTCTCCAGCTCCGGGACAGCCAGAGGCGGCGGCACCCACAGCCACAGAGAGACAGTGGCACCTATGAACAGCCCAGCCCCCTGACCCACG ATCAAGACTCTGTGGGCTCCCTGCCCCCACTTCCTCCAGGTTTGCCCCCCGGCCACTACGACTCACCCAAGAACAGCCACATCCCCGGACACTATGACTTGCCTCCAGTGCGACACCCCCCATCACCCCCACTCTGGCGCCAGGATCGCTGA